The genomic stretch atatatatatgggTATATATGTCATCAACAGCTGCTTAACAAACAATACGATTTTATAAGTGTAACCGGTCCAATAACGCTTCCTCTAACGCTGAATTACTAACACTTACTGTTGAAATAGTATCATTTTCACCTAATTCAGCATTGTTACTCGTTGGTttcttataatttaaaattttagagGATTGTAATCTCTTTAAGGCATCTATTGTATCATctgatttttcattattaactAACTTAGTATTAGAGGTTTCTAAATTATCCTTTCTTAATTGGCCAACATCATTAAAAGTCATTATAGTTTTAGGATCCATGTAAGGTTGAGTAAATTTTTTCGAAATTTCTGAATCGTCTTGAGTAGAGGATACTTCTGAATTTAATCTCATCATAAGAGTGTCTTGCTGATCATTTTTAGATGCCATATATTCTTGTAGTATCttcaaatgatttgaatataatttataacttctttgttttaaaaaatcaat from Henningerozyma blattae CBS 6284 chromosome 4, complete genome encodes the following:
- the ATG29 gene encoding Atg29p (similar to Saccharomyces cerevisiae ATG29 (YPL166W); ancestral locus Anc_8.693); the protein is MNNNNTIVYIRVKGKRPQGFVDPPAIIWDTQKEDQLWSIMSKLTSQKEKVDWSELSQQLDVPIDFLKQRSYKLYSNHLKILQEYMASKNDQQDTLMMRLNSEVSSTQDDSEISKKFTQPYMDPKTIMTFNDVGQLRKDNLETSNTKLVNNEKSDDTIDALKRLQSSKILNYKKPTSNNAELGENDTISTVSVSNSALEEALLDRLHL